GTCCGTCTTGGCTTAGGGTCAAGGCGAGGTACCGAAAGGCAAAGGGAATTCTGTCAAATGCACTCCTGTGTGCATTTTTTCCAGGGTGGGCTTTGCTCTAGTGGCAATGAGCCCATGTCAGGCAGTCAGACATAAAGCTACATCACTTtttgattactttaaaaatagcacttaaaaaaaaaattcagccccCAGAGATGGGttgctttttgctttcctttgagCTGGTTTTAATGACCCAGTTGCTTGTTTGAAAGCTATTTATTTAGACGACAGATAAGGAGATGTAACTGGATaaataaaaaaagtgaaatcGAGACTCGAAGCAGTGGTTAAAATACAAACACACAGGGGCCACTCCCTGCGGCAGGGTCCCCTAGACAGAACAATGGCTCAGAAATTACACTTAGAATCCTCGCCGCCCCCACATCCCCCGCCCCGTCCCAAGTTACTCCAAACCTCAAGGTCCCATGCAAGAAACTGGATTTCTGTTTGGCACCAAGCACCCACACGGCCCTGCCCCCGCTCCACCCTTCTCCCGATTCCCTGGGAGATTTGCACACCCACTCCTGCGCCGGAATCCAGCTGCACTCCGCTAGGACGGTCGGCACAGAagctgggggcggggcccagCACCAAGCGCACAGTCGAGCCCCCGCGGGTCACCCCGCCCCGCTCGTCACCTCCCATGGCAAAGGGAGCCGCAAGCCACAGCCCAGGGTCTCCGCGGATGGAAAGAAGGCAAAGTTGCGAGGAGGCCGACCTCCCGTCGGGATGTGTGGATGCGGGACACACCAGGCACAACCGAGCCCTCGCTGCCCAGGGAGCCTCCGCCTCACCTGTTCATGCCGCTAACACACCTCCAATCAAGTCCGCAATCCCCATCACATCCTGCGAGTGACAGCCCCCCTCTTTAATGGCAAATGTTTTGGAATgtccagagagaagaaaatggacGGCGTGgaggaaaagatttcccggccggGCCTTTCATTTCACCTCCGGATATCGGAATACTCAGACTGTTCATCCTCCCACTCGCTGCTTCCAGAAGTTCCTTGGGCCCCGGGTCCGGCCGCTCTGCCCCGGGCGTGGGCGCTGGGGTGGCTCTTGCTACCTCGCTCACCCTTGGCACCTCGGCCGGTCTCCCGACTGCTGGGCTCCGCAAGGTGGTGACCCATCTCCGCGGGGTGGCCCCTGGAGAGCTTGGCCCTGTCGCCCTGGAGCTGGCGCTCGGGCGGCGCCGTGGGGGGTCTCTGGATGGCCGAGGTGCAGAAACTCAGGATGGAGCACAGgcttccccagctctgctcacaCTGAGCCTGCACGCTGTGGGTGATGGCCTCCTTCACCTCCTCCCCACAGGTCAGCAGCAGGTTCACTAGGTCCACGTAGGGTCTGGGGATTGAGAGAGACCGGGGCTGGAGAGCGCCTCCTGTGGGCTGCGGAGGGCAGGACCCACAGGAGGGGAGGGACCTGGCCGATGCTGGACTCGGGTTTGGTTTGGCAAACGATGTTCCTGGAATTGCTGCAAGCCTTTACCTGGATTCTGTGGAGTACTGGGCTCCCTGCCAGGCACTGGAGGGAACTGGAGCCTGGGGGAGGGAGCCCGCCACACGAAAAAGGGCCCCTGACAATACACAGGTGTCTGTGCTAGGAAGCCTAGAAAGAAGCCCCAGGGAGTGAGGCACACAGCTGTGGGGATGAGGCCGGCAGGGGAGCTCCAGGCCCGTTTGTGCTGTGCTCtgcgtagttgctcagtcgtctgactctcttcaattcccatggactgtagcctgccaggcttctctgtccatggggattctccaggcaagaatgctggagtggagtgacatgccctcctccaggggatcttcccaacccagggatcaaacccaggtctcccacattggaggattctttaccatgtgagccaccagggaagtccccgggcCTGTTTAGGGTGTGCTAACTAGGAGGATTTTAGCAGGAGGGGAAATGGGTCTTGGAGccagtggaatactacttaggCAAATGGTGAAGGGCCTTAAATACTAAACTGAGGAGTCTTTATGGCAGAGAAGTGAGATTGGCTGGCTTTGCACTGGGTGTCCTTCTCCTGGATAAGCCTAATCTAAGTTAGGCTCGCCCAAAACCACTTACCCCATGTGTGTATTTGCCCCTGCTTTGGGCTTATGATAATGAAGGGTGTTTGGGGAAGTTTCTGGATGCATTCTCCTTTGTATCTGGAGGTGTCTGGAACAGGTGAAGGGTGGGGCTGGGATGTTGATTCCAACCAAGATTTCCCTTGCTTGGTGGCAGAGGCTGAGGCGGGGGAGTGGCTGTCTGAACAGCTCTATTCTTTCTGTCTGGGCTTCCCCACAAAGGGAGGTGAGAGCTGGCCTGGCAGAGAGGGGCCTCTGTGCTTGGGCACAAAGGGAGGTGAGAGCTGGCCTGGCAGAGAGGGGCCTCTGTGCTTGGGACGAGAGCCAGCTGTCTGTGAAATAAGCATGCTTGGTTCCCAGGGGGAGGACCAGTTGCTCAGGCCATCTTTAGGAAAAGTGCTGAAGGAGGAATGACTCTGTACCTTCCTCCTGGGGATGGAGGTGTGTGCAGAAAGCCGGAGCAGTGTGCCTATTTTGGGGCCCATCTGGCAAAAGGTGCCCCCAGCAATGGGCTCTCCTGGCCAACTCACCAAGCCTTTCTTACATCTCACTGGACTCTTAAAATCCCCAAGGTGTGGGGAGGCGTCTGGCATGTTCCAGGTGGCTAACAAGCTTTCTTAAGCAGCCTTCACTGGCAGAATTTCCGGGTCTTTCTGATCATGCACTGGGCCATCCCCTTGGGCAAGAAACCACTCTGGCACGTGAGCTCATTTATAGGAACAAGCCTTTTTTTCCTCGGTGAGCCTGTACCACTGGGACGCTGCGCTACAGACCATTTGACTCTTTTCTCTGCATGTTGGCCGTTGTTGCCCAGCAGGAAGGGCAGATTGTTTGAAGACTTGTGAAGCAGTTTGCTGCCATTTTTATGAATTAGTCCTCAAGTTGTAATTGAGTGAACTGTCCTCATTTCATAGATAGAAAAACAGGGACAtggtgggggagaaagtggcTTTTGGAAGCTTCTGGGCTGAGAAGGCCTGGGGCTGGCCTGAGAGCGGAGAGGAGGAATGTTCCGGCTGACAGAGATCAAGCTGCCTTTTAAGGCTTACTTGATGCCTTTGGAGTCGGAGAGTCTGGGCACAGCTGATGGGCAGGGTGCTGAAAGTCTTGAAGGCAGGCCCCTAACCGTGACAAGGACAGTGATGACCCAAGTTGACTTCAGCCAAGAGAGGAAGGCATGGTCACACGAGGGACGTGCTCCCTGCATGTctgttttttcctgtcttttgaaAACTAGCACTGACAGCCTCAGGGAGGTCAAGTTCACTGAGTGTCTGTCTGCCAGAGCATCATTGGGATTTTAGCACCTGATCCTGCCTGCCACCTCCTGCGGCTAGATAAGCAGATCACGGAGACTAAGCATTTGTCTTTTGGGGATGCTTTTTTCCAAGTTTCTTTCCCCAGAGTAGGGAGAGGAGGGGCCCTCTTGGGAATCCATGGACTGCCTCTTGGCCTCCTTCAGCAGGGCATCCTGGTTGCCAGATGAGCTTGCTGAATCCCGAGGCGGATCCCAGAAGGCTGGACTACCCCACGCTCTTTTCTGCCCTTGGTACTCTCTGCCGAGGAGAAAGCTGTGAACCACGGGGAGGGGTGTGTTCATCTAAGCTGTATTTCAAGCTGGCATGGTGCCTTCTCAGGCTGCTAGCTCAGCCCGTGTCTAATGACAAAGCCCAGCTCTCTCCACTGGGCGTCAGCAAGgctaaagagtttttaaaaatacttggagGGGGATGTGCCTGGAGGCTGCCAGCACCCAGTGACAGGGTGTCTGATGGCCAAGCGGGTGATATGGAGAAAGTTGGACGGGAAGGGGTGAGGGGAGCAGGGCGTTTGAAGGAAGTCACTTTAACTGAATGTGAGTGTTTTAGGGGTTAGGTGAGGGTCAGGTTGAGGGATGCGGGTGATGTGGATTCTAGGATGCCTATGATTTCCTTCTCTCTAGAGGGAAGAgcaaattcagttttcattttcttatctgtggccaaggtcacacattcTTAAATGGCCTTCTTGATATTCGGGGACTGATGGGATCTTTGGTGCCCAAATCAGTTAAGATAgttaagaaaaactaaaaaaaaaaaaaaaaagaaagaaagaaatttcagttCAGCTTTAAATGCTAGCTGACAGAGCGTGCAGTTGCAGCTTCCAAAGGGAAGGCAGTGGGATTGTGTGGGGAGCTAGAGTTGCTGGCTTAGCCAGAGGAATTGCATGTGGCCACACTGAGTATTTAAGAAAAAGGTCCAGGTTTGCTTTTGGGGTAGACCACCTACATTTCCAGAGCAGGCTGGGGTAGGGGCTATGTGGGCTCTAAATGATGCATGGAGCCTTTTGGAAGTAAGGGTCCCATGGACGATGTTTCCATGGAGGAGGTATCAGAAAGCCATAGTGCTTTCTGTCTTCTTAAATGcaaaggtggggtggggtggcaaAACCCCTCAAAACCTTCAGTTTTCCCAAagacttttttccaaagaaacaaGTCTTCTTGGCTCCAAGAATGTGTTACAGAATTAGCCAACAAACTATCTCTGATGGAGGAAAGTAAGTTGAGGAAAAATGAACTTCATGAGCTTCTCAGCAGTGGAGTGTCTGCCTCTTGCAGGGGCACCTGGAGGAAGGAAAGCTCAGTGTTCTGCTTGTGTAACGGGACTGTTtttgaaaaaagggaaaaaatcctGCTGCACTTGGGGACCAATGAGACTTTAGTTGGTCTAGTGGGGAGGATGGAGGCCAGGACAAGGAGGTTTGAGGTCCATCCCTGACAACTGGCTTCAGAAGTACCAATTCCCAAGTTGGAAATTAGGAATTGAACCTCAGAGCaagattttttaactttttagctTCGCGTTCTTTCTCTGTTGCATGGGGTTAGTATTCTCTGGGTTGTAGCACTGTTGGGAAAGGTAAATGAGATAATCTAGGCCAAGTTCCTGGCCAAGGGCCTGGCCCACTCAGAAAATGACAGTTATTGTTATTGCTATTGTTGTTGATGCTATTGTTGGCTTGATTCTTTATAGAGATTTGgaagaacagaaaatattttattgggcATTAGTATAAgtcaggcttcctaggtggtgctggtggtaaagaattcgactgccaatgaaggagatgcaagaggtgtgggtttgatccctaggtcaggaaaatcccctggagtaggaaatggcaacctgctccagtcttcttgcctggaaaatccatgaaagaggagcctggtgggctacaacccatcgagtcagacatggttgagcaactgagaacacagTGTAACTCAAGGCAAAGGCAACATCACTTTGCTCCTGGCAAGAGCTGCCTATAGAGATTCATGGTGTATCTAATAATTCTAACACTGCACCAGGGGTGTTGCAAGTGACAGGTGATGGCTGCTATTCTCTGTGGTCTAAGTGGTGTGGGTGGCATGGGGCGTGGCCTGTTTAGTGACATAGTTGAGGGAGGCTATGGCATGAACTAAGGAGCAAGGGTTGATAAAACTACTGATTTGGCCCAGTGAGTCACTGGGCAAAGACCAACAGTGCAGTGACTTGTACTGGGCTGCTTAGCCAGTACCTTACTTTCTGCCCTGAGTCCCCAAGAAAGGAGCCATTGTATGTTTTTAAAGGAAGATGTCCTGGATTTATGATTGAATTGCAAGTCTTCTAAAGAGTATGTTCCTATCCCCTCATTTTGCCATAAAGGTGTTTAGCTGATTAAtgtttttatcatttgttttgcattttctctGGGAGGGCACGAATGTTGGAGAAGGTGAATTGGACTTTCTAAGGGAAAGCAGAGCTTATGGAGGCAAGGGGGAAAGCTATTGGTATTTAAGAGTGTAAGTCCTGGAGCTGCACTGCCAGGCTCCGCCATCATTGTCTGTGTGACCTTTACCACAGTGAATCTCagttctcatctgtcaaatggagatGAGAATGGCACCTAGCGCATGGTGCTGTCATGACGATCAAGTGACAAATTCATATGAAGCCTTAGCACAATGCTGGGCACTCAGTACATACTCAGTATATATTACCAGCCCTTGGCCATCTGCTGGGGCATCTACATGGCAACTCGGAACACTCAGAACCTTTGGGATCCTGGCTGAAGGGAAGACAAAAGGTATTCCTGAATCCCACACGTTTCACACTCAGTGAAAAAGATTCCCTGTTGCTATTGCTTTGGATTTTGAAACTGATGGTGgaaatttcttttgcttttcctgaAGGCCAGCTGGAAAGGGATGCTCAGGGGAGTCGGTGCAGCTTTCCGTGGTAAACCACAACCTCCCATTTAACAGGAGAGTTCAGCCTCTACAAGTCAACCCATCAGACTGAAGAAGACTGTCTCTGGACCGCAGCAGgcctctcctccctccatccacGTTGCAgcatcaccccaccccacccccgacccaCCCCCACAGGGCAGCACTCACTCATGCAGCAGCAAGTCCTTGAAGTGAATCATCTCCACCATCACCCGGATGTTCTCCTGTGCAGCAGAACACAGGTCATGCTTAAGGTAGCACTCCCGCTGTAACTGGAACACCATCTCCTTGATGGCTGGACACTTCCGGCTTATGCAGCTGAATCTGTGCCGCAGAGCGTGGGCCTTACACTTCAAGGCATCTTTGATGAACGACTTGCCCTGAGAGCGGAGGGgacaggggagggagagaggggtggAAGAGACCAGTCCTTATTACATGCTTTGACAGCCTGACCCTTGTTGGGCTTACATGGGATTTTTCTGACGCCCGAACCTCAAGGCCCCATCCAGACGGACATCCTTGCTGGTGACAGGCTGAGGCCACATTGGGAGGTCTGTCCAAAGTGATGTGAGACCTCTGCCTTCAGCCCCAAAGGATGTTACCTGGGAGACTGACACAGTTGCTTCCTTCCTCCCAAACTCCTCCACTAGCCTCCCTTGTCCTGCAGCTCCTGTGGCCCTCTGTCCTCAAGGGAGCCCAGTGTTGACTGTATGGTGGCAACGTTTCTGAAACCCTGAGGGAAATTTGGACAGGCATAAGCCCAGAGCTCCTTGGCGGTGCGTGGTGAGAGTTCTTCCCAGGTGCCTGCTTGTGCAGATCTTGCATCTTTCCTGCTCCTTCTAGTGATGTGAAGGTCGGGTGCCAGCTGGGCCTGCCTTTCCTGCCTCAGTGCCTCCCACCGACCCCAACCcatactctctctctcctcctcctcctagcCTTTAAGGAGgagcattcttttcctttttgaaagcaATTCGACTCCTTTAAACTGTTAGGATTACTGCCTCTAAAAGGCCCGCCTGGCACACTGCCTGCCAGCATCTGGAGCCTGAACTGCCCGGCTGACGGCCCCTCCCCCTCGCCCCAGGCCTCCGAGTGGCGAAGGCAGCCAGGCATACATCTGGCCTGCAGTTCTCTTTCCTGGCAACCCCATGAGATTGTTCTCATCCTAGAGCGGAGACAGCTGTTGGTGTGGGGGCGAGCCTGGGCCGTTAGCTTCCTTATCAACCTCGCGGGGCACAGAGGCACCGTGGGATACCCACCCAGGGATCCTCACACCCCCTCTTCTACAGAAGCGAGCTGTCATTGGAGAGGTCACCCCTGTGTTTTAGACAGGCCTGGAAGTAACGGAGTTGAGAAAGTAAATGGGTTTAGGTTGGAAGTGGGAACCTGGCCAGCATGTTTATTTGTCCTCTCCTGTAGAAGCAGCTGAAAGGTCTACTCATAGAGTCTGATCACTGAAAAGCCACCTCATGGTGATTCCCTTTCCTCTGACGCGCCAGTGCGAGCCAAATAGGATGGAGGGTAGGGTGTGCCGGTTGACTAAGCAGTTATGGGCTGAGACCTGACTTGAAAGGGATGCTTCTAACTTGAGAACGTACTCCTGTTGGttgagggaaaaaaggaagatgaaTTTATGTGAGGGCTGCAGCAATCTGTtctcagtattcttccctgacaTCCTGTGGGATTGCCCTGAAATACACATCTTTCCTCCGGATTTCCTATTACGTTTCCTAATTCCCGTTAATCCAGAAGGGATGCTTTATTAGGGCATCTCAAGGAGTTCAAAcactttcctcctctttccttccctggttTCCCCTGCTGGCACCCCACATCCTCTGTAGGGGAGGCTGCCAGCCCTGTCGCATCCCTTTCTGGTTCCCAGGCGTTGCTTTGTCAGGCTGTCTACAGGATGTCAGTACATGGTAACTGGTGATGTTCACAAATCACACCTCAACTGTTGGCCTCATCCAAACAGTCATGGCTCGCCAATGAAATGACTTCACAATGCATATACAGGCTGGGGAGGACATGAAGGAGATGAGCCTAATGCTCCACTCCACCTGAAATGTGTTCGTATGGTGTGCACTGGAGCCATGAGGTTACTTGTTGGGTTCATTTCCTACTCATGCGGCATCTAGGCTTTTACCCTGGGGACCCTGGGATAAGTGAAGTGGGTCAGGCCCTGACTATAGTTATTATACAGAGCAGGACTCATTCAGGGTTCCAACTTTTCAGGTTGGGAGAGGAGGATCTGCTACTTAGGAGGAAGAAAAGTCTGCTCTCTGGAGGCCCTGATTTATCCATGCTGCCTGCCCACATGTCCTCTAGGAGATGACGAATTTCTACAAATTTCGTGTCTCTCTTATTCTTGCCTATTAGGTGAAAATAGCTTTTGCCATGTTTAACTGGAGTCCTTGGCCTTCCCTGCTCTACCCCCAGCCTAATGTCATGGTCCTCGCAGACTGGGTTCTGGGTAGCCAGACACAGTCTGTCCCTTACaagatgtttattatttattgtgaGTTTTCTCTGCTAAGAATCCTCAAATAATTGTTCAGCTTGGTCTCCATCCCACTCTGTGCATGCAAACTCAGTGAAGAGTGGAGGAAGACTCGGCCGAGATGACAGGCCCGGAAAGCTGGACCCCAGGAGTGGAGTGGGGAGTCACTGGCACCCTGCTGCACACCTGGAAGGTCTCTGCTGCTGAGCCaccccagtcgtgtctgactctgtgcgaccctatggaatgcagcccaccaggctccgccgtccctgggattctccaggcaagaacactggagtgggttgccatctcctccagtgtgtgaaagtgaaaagtgaaagtgaagtcactcagtcgtgtcccagtcttagcgaccccatggactacagcccaccaggctcctccgcccatgggatttgccaggcaagagtactggagtggggtaccattgccttctccatgctggcAAGCACTAAAACCCACCATGACGATCAGCTAGGAAACTCTGTTAACAGgtttttccaatgaacacttcaGTCATGCTCTGCTAACCCAAAACATTCTTGGTGCTCAATATGGTTTTTACCTGGGCATCAAATTTTCCAGCGTTGTGCAGAAAAGTCATGCAAATTCCATGTAAGCCCCGGATCTCACAAGAGTTGTTCTCGAAACATTCAAACACGCCACACCCCACATCGCCAGCGTTGACCAAACAGTGCTGGATTTCCGCTAAAATGAGAATTACATACAATCATATACAAAATTCTCTGCCATGCTGGGGAATGCAAAGAGAGGCTGGTTGAAATAAAAGTAATGactaaaaggaaaattaagaaaaagtgtTAGAAATGACTGTTTCGGGATCCAaaaaccaaggaaataaaatttcattactTAACCTACTTATGAAGATAACTagtatttgtaaatatttgtaaaaattagCCAGACCTACATTACAAAAGTCACAAGAGAAGTTAGGTCAGAACACTccattttttcatccttttcatcTTATTAAAGTATTTGTGGGAATACTTAGTTTGACAGCTGAAGATATTTCAGCTTTCTAAACCcactgacaaaaataaaatttcaacccATTAGCTTGGTCTTTCCCTTCTGTCCTTCATCAATGAAATACTCTTCTGTACTTGGATGAAGCTGCTGCTATTAAATCACGGCCATTTCCTTCCTGACCCCCAAATGAGAGCATCCAGAAAGCAGTTTCAATTTAGCTTTATGATTCAACacctaaaaatcaaaacaaaattcctATTAAGGCAGCGCCTCCAAACCATTCGCATTAAAAATACCAGGCTAGGGAAACTGCGGTTTGCTTGCAAGCAGGCTCAGGAGTCGAGTCAGATAGGGGTTAGTCTGCAGAAACGCAACCTTTGCAGTTCGAGGTTCCTTTTTAATAGAGATCTGGGGTGAGATGTCGCTTAATACCCTAGACTTCTCGAGACCCGGGTGTCCGCTGCCCTCCTTCGCAGAATGTGGCCCCAATTCGCGTCTCTGAAAGGACAGGCTGAGAGGGAGTTAACTGTCAGGCTGCAgagcctctctcccttccctccccctaccCAATTCCCTGACTTAAACCAACCACAAAATTACACCAGAAGAGTATATTTTGGAAGAAGGGCGGGTCGGAGGAGATAATCCGCATTCAGATTAAATTTGCCGAGAGAATGAGGGGCGTGTATTTGTTGAGAGTCACCAACTAGCGAAAATCACGTTTGATTCTCAGGGAAATCTCTGGGAGGGGAAAGGTGGGTGAGATTCCTAGGACGAGCGGGGAGCGAGCTGGGGGTGCTGGCATCCGCCTATGGAGGTGGGAGACTCCCGGACGGTCCCATGCGCGGCCCCGGCGCGCCGGCCCGGAGCGCGCAGGGCCGCGGTTCACTCGCTCCCGGCGCCCCTAATGGGCACTCGTGCATTCCTGCTCGTGCGGTGAACGCACGCACAGCACCGCTGGGTTCGCAGGCCCCCTTAATAAAGGGAGGGCCGTGAAGAGCGAAGAAGCGCTAGGCAGATTTTCTTCCTCTCCCGGGGGCTGGGAAAAGGGCCAGCCCCGTGCCCTGCACGCCTGGTTGTGCTTGGCAGCTCGCGGGTAAACGGAGAGCAGGTCGAGCAGCTGCGGCGCACGGTTCGGGCCGTGTCACCATTTCTTCTCTTGCTGACCTGCTCTGGAGCCGGGGACGGAGGCGGCACCGCAGAGGTACGCTTTACTCCACCCGCCCCTGCCCGTTCCGAAAGGAATGACCCACAAGGGGGAAAGTTCGCCATGCAATTTGTCTCGCCTACAAAGTTCTTGGATGTCGGGGATCTTTTGAGGAGGGGGAGAAGTAGTCCTGCCGCGGCCCGCCGGCTGGGTAGAGAAGTTCTTCGGTTCAGGGCGCAGCCGGGTAGCGGGGACGCTCCGTGCCTCCTGCAAGCCGGTTAGGATGGAGCAGGGAGGTTTGAACCCGTCCGGGGACGCTGGAGCCGACCCTGGCCGCGTCATGCGGTGCTTCCTTTACCCTCGACCCCGGGAGGACAGCAACAAGTCCTGCCCCAGCCATCTCATCACCCGGCCAGCACGTGCGGATTCCGGGCTCGCGGAGCCCGGTGTGGACCTCGCTCTGCCGCGCGCTTTCCTCTTCACGCCCCGCTCCACCCCAAGAGTTTGCACAGCCCAGGGTGGGCGCCCAGTTCTGGGCGAAGCGCCCGGGGCGCGCTGCGTGGGTGCGGGATGTCTTCTCCCCGCAGCTCCCCGCCGCGGGGGCGCACGCACTTACCTGTGTTCTGCAAGGACAGACGGCCTTTCTGCTGGGAGCCCCTGTCTTGGGGACCTTCGGGGGTGTTGGTGGCGTCGGTCCCTCGAGCTGGATCGAAGGTAACCAGCACCAAAGCCAGGGTCACGAACTGGCCCAGCCGCTCGGCACACATGGTTCTTGGTGTAAACCTCCAGCCCGGAGACCTGGATTCTTTGTGCTCCCCTccgcctcttcctcctcctccgccgtttcccctcctcctcccactcttCCTCCCGGCTCGCCTTTTCCCTCCTCGCGGCCGCGGCTCTGATAGAGGTTACCCAGCGCCCTCCCGTAGCTCTCCGGAGAGCATGTGACCAGGCCGTTAGCAGCGCCGCGAGTGCCGGGCAATGGCAGGGACGGTGCCTCAAATATCCCTGGAAGCTCTGGTGTCACTTGAATGAAGGAGTCGAGCAGGTGTTGTCCCGGCGGCTGGACCAATCCGAGACCCTCGCCCGTTTGACAACACGGCCGGGAGGCGGGGCCTGCGCCCAACTACTACAGGAGGAAGCCGAGCGCCGCTGGGAGCGCCCGACAAAGTTGCCGACCTGGCGACGGCCACGCGTTTGcgtgcgtgtgtgagtgtgtgagagcgCGGCCGGAGATACATGCGCGTGTGCGGGTCCTCCAAGGCAATGGCCGAACGGACTTAACTAAAAGCGAATCCCAGCTCCAGTTGCAGCTAAAGAAAGGCGAGAGGGGCTGGTCTGCGCTGGGACAGCgttccccctcccctccaaccCCCTTGGGCTCCTGGCTCGCATCACACCCGCAAAGGGCTGGGAAAGTTTCCTCTTTCTGCTTTTTGTAATTTAGTTGAGATTCCCAGCCCCGAGGCCTTGACAGATTGGAGAAGTTTTCTGGACACAGTGGTGCTGGGGGCAAGCTGGGCACAGATGGGAATTCCTGGCGGTGTGATGTtttgcattaaaaacaaaaaatcctccaAACTATTTTAGGATAGGAGCAGAAGCGCTAGATACAGGACTCTGCCTGAGCGGCTGCCCTATCTTCCTCTTTTCGCCCCGCTGTGGTGGGCCTTGCCACACCTTCAGTGTCAGATTCTTGCCCCTCCCTCAGTCCAGACGGATTCTGGGCTGGGCTGCAAGGATCCAGGTGAGAGACTGGACTTGCATCATTTACAGGCGGGTGGCAGGGAGGCCCGGGCAGCCCTGAGTCAGCCCTCGGCGGAGCATCGCGTGCCCCAGAGGCTGGAGCTTGAAAGGCAACTTTACGCGTCTCCAAACACACTCTTCCATTTTCCCAAAGCGCTACTCGCCGCCGCGTTCTGTGTTCCTTTTACTCTTCATTCATCGGatggaaaaggtaaaaaaaaaaaaaaaaaaaaaaatccccaaagccTGAAAGCAGAACCCGAGGAAATTCTCTCCATCTCTTCTGCTTTCTTGTTCAAGCTCCCTCCCCAAGCACAGCCGGGGCTGGGTTGCCCTCGACTGCTTTCTCCCCCACGGCTTGCGGAAGCAGGGAGAAAGTTGGGCGCCGCTGGGAGCGCCTCTTCCCCcgctgtgtgtgtacgtgtgcacgCTCACGTCTCCCCCGCGCCGAGGCCGGGGACAGGAACTGCTCCGGGCACCGTCAGTCCGACGGCGCAGCTCTGGGGGCTCGTAGGGCAGGGGGAGGGCGCGGACGCGAGCGCTGCGCCACTCACCCCGGGTGACGCGCTTTCGCCCCTCCCCCGCCGTCTCCACCCTCCTGCAGGAGAACAGGTGAGCCTGGGTACCAGCTccaacccccgcccccgccccgctcccAGCCCCGCTCCCAGCCCGCGCCCTCTGCGGTAATGCGCCC
The nucleotide sequence above comes from Budorcas taxicolor isolate Tak-1 chromosome 20, Takin1.1, whole genome shotgun sequence. Encoded proteins:
- the STC2 gene encoding stanniocalcin-2 — translated: MCAERLGQFVTLALVLVTFDPARGTDATNTPEGPQDRGSQQKGRLSLQNTAEIQHCLVNAGDVGCGVFECFENNSCEIRGLHGICMTFLHNAGKFDAQGKSFIKDALKCKAHALRHRFSCISRKCPAIKEMVFQLQRECYLKHDLCSAAQENIRVMVEMIHFKDLLLHEPYVDLVNLLLTCGEEVKEAITHSVQAQCEQSWGSLCSILSFCTSAIQRPPTAPPERQLQGDRAKLSRGHPAEMGHHLAEPSSRETGRGAKGERGSKSHPSAHARGRAAGPGAQGTSGSSEWEDEQSEYSDIRR